A portion of the Osmerus mordax isolate fOsmMor3 chromosome 22, fOsmMor3.pri, whole genome shotgun sequence genome contains these proteins:
- the ihhb gene encoding indian hedgehog B protein — translation MRLPSLVTCLAWCALILSPVGESCGPGRGYGKRRPPRKLAPLSLKQFSPNVAEKTLGASGRYEGKITRNSERFKELAPNYNPDIIFKDEEKTGADRMMTQRCKDKLNSLAISVMNLWPGVRLRVTEGWDEDGHHSEESLHYEGRAVDITTSDRDRNKYAMLARLAVEAGFDWVYYESKAHVHCSVKSEHSVAAKSGGCFPGGAMVTLEDGGQRAIRDLKPSERVLVSSGSDGSGDLAYSEVLTFLDRDPLTWKQFYMIRTEGGGSLSLTAAHLLFVSEGNCTEGTVPPPGALRTIFASDAQPGQCLITAKTQEGERHSAARLSRITQVVVREDRGAYAPLTRQGTVVVDGAVVSCYAVVDHQTLAHWAFYPLRLLHRWTGTTGYHGDGLHWYSQILYWLGTLVLDSEHFHPWGMEEPGK, via the exons ATGCGGCTCCCTTCGCTGGTGACGTGCCTCGCCTGGTGCGCCCTGATTCTCTCGCCGGTCGGTGAGAGCTGCGGACCGGGAAGGGGATATGGCAAAAGGCGGCCCCCAAGAAAACTTGCACCACTTTCCTTGAAGCAGTTCAGCCCTAATGTCGCCGAGAAGACTTTGGGAGCGAGTGGCAGATATGAAGGGAAAATTACCCGGAACTCGGAGCGCTTCAAGGAGCTCGCTCCGAATTACAACCCGGACATCATTTTCAAAGATGAAGAGAAAACAGGTGCTGACCGCATGATGACTCAG CGCTGTAAGGATAAGCTCAACTCGCTGGCCATCTCAGTGATGAACCTGTGGCCCGGCGTGCGCCTGCGGGTCACCGAGGGCTGGGACGAGGACGGCCACCACTCGGAGGAGTCGCTGCACTACGAGGGCCGGGCCGTGGACATCACCACGTCAGACCGCGACCGCAACAAGTACGCCATGCTGGCCCGGCTGGCGGTGGAGGCCGGCTTCGACTGGGTCTACTACGAGTCCAAGGCCCACGTGCACTGCAGTGTCAAGTCag AGCATTCGGTGGCTGCCAAGTCAGGAGGCTGTTTCCCCGGAGGGGCGATGGTGACCTTAGAAGACGGGGGTCAAAGGGCGATACGGGACCTGAAGCCGAGTGAGAGAGTTCTTGTTTCGTCCGGCAGCGACGGCAGCGGGGATCTGGCATACAGCGAGGTCCTCACCTTCCTGGACCGTGACCCCTTAACCTGGAAGCAGTTCTACATGATCAGGacagaaggggggggcagcctgTCCCTCACAGCAGCCCATCTTCTGTTTGTCTCAGAAGGAAACTGCACCGAGGGGACAGTGCCCCCTCCTGGTGCTTTGAGGACAATATTTGCCAGCGACGCTCAACCAGGACAGTGCTTGATAACCGCAAAGactcaggagggagagagacacagcgcaGCGCGTCTCTCGCGGATCACACAGGTCGTagtcagggaggacaggggtgcATATGCACCCCTCACGAGGCAGGGGACCGTGGTGGTGGACGGGGCGGTGGTGTCGTGCTACGCGGTAGTGGATCACCAGACTCTGGCCCACTGGGCGTTCTACCCGCTCCGCTTGTTGCATCGATGGACGGGCACCACCGGTTATCATGGAGATGGACTCCATTGGTATTCTCAGATCCTCTATTGGCTGGGCACCCTGGTACTGGACTCTGAACACTTCCACCCCTGGGGAATGGAGGAGCCTGGAAAGTGA
- the bin1b gene encoding myc box-dependent-interacting protein 1b isoform X1 encodes MAEMGKGVTAGKLASNVQKKLTRAQEKVLQKLGKADETRDTAFEEGVTNFNKQMLEGSKLQKDLKAYLVAVKTMHEASRRLQDCLADMYEPDWFGKEEVDAMAEDTDSLWTDYYQKLVDESLISMDTYLAQFPDVKARIAKRDRKLVDYDSARHHFASLQKGKKKDDVKMAKAEEELARSQKVFDEINVDLQEELPALWNSRVGFYVNTFQGMAGYQEKFHKEMAKLNVNLNDIMTKLDEQRLVKKGAKTGTPVKSEGANHNATSDSPIKPPQLRPGPPSRPPPRVTPTQDLKQENIINLFEEAMVPDAIPDTTPQTDSAEAAADTAGSPVTNGSDGVEMPDGFTFKVKAMHDYAATDGDELDMKAGDVVLVIAFDNPDEQDDGWLMGVKEDHWLQHKNMSIKGVFPENFTQRL; translated from the exons ATGGCTGAGATGGGGAAAGGGGTCACCGCCGGGAAACTGGCAAGCAATGTACAGAAAAAGCTCACCAGAGCTCAAGAAAAG GTCCTTCAGAAGCTGGGGAAAGCAGATGAGACCAGGGACACAGCGTTCGAGGAGGGCGTCACAAACTTCAACAAGCAGATG TTAGAGGGCAGCAAACTGCAGAAAGACTTGAAGGCCTACCTAGTAGCAGTAAAAA ccATGCATGAAGCGTCCAGGCGACTGCAGGACTGTCTGGCAGACATGTACGAACCAGACTGGTTTGGCAAGGAAGAAGTGGACGCAATGGCAGAG GACACAGATTCTCTGTGGACAGACTACTATCAGAAGCTTGTGGACGAGTCTCTAATCTCCATGGATACATACTTGGCGCAGTTCCCCGACGTCAAG GCACGCATTGCCAAGCGTGACCGGAAACTTGTGGACTATGACAGTGCAAGACATCACTTTGCCTCCCTACAGAAGGGCAAAAAGAAGGACGACGTCAAGATGGCTAAG gctgaggaggagctggcgaGGTCTCAGAAAGTGTTTGACGAGATCAATGTGGATCTACAAGAGGAGCTCCCAGCATTATGGAACAG tcGTGTTGGCTTCTACGTTAACACATTCCAGGGTATGGCTGGATACCAGGAGAAGTTCCACAAAGAGATGGCCAAG ctcAACGTGAACCTGAACGACATCATGACCAAACTGGACGAACAGAGGCTGGTCAA AAAGGGCGCGAAGACCGGAACCCCCGTGAAGAG tgAGGGAGCCAATCACAATGCAACCTCTGACTCTCCAATCAAG CCTCCCCAGTTGAGGCCCGGACCTCCTTCACGCCCTCCCCCCCGGGTCACGCCGACTCAGGACTTGAAACAGGAGAACATCATCAACCTGTTCGAAGAGGCCATGGTGCCCGACGCTATCCCAGACACCACACCACAG actgactcagCAGAAGCTGCAGCAGACACTGCTGGG AGTCCGGTGACCAACGGTTCTGATGGGGTAGAGATGCCTGACGGATTTACCTTCAAG GTGAAAGCTATGCATGACTATGCAGCCACTGATGGGGATGAGCTGGacatgaaggctggagatgtggTGCTGGTCATAGCTTTCGACAACCCTGATGAACAG GATGATGGCTGGCTCATGGGGGTGAAAGAAGATCATTGGCTTCAGCATAAGAACATGTCAATCAAGGGGGTCTTCCCCGAGAACTTTACCCAGAGGTTGTGA
- the bin1b gene encoding myc box-dependent-interacting protein 1b isoform X2: MAEMGKGVTAGKLASNVQKKLTRAQEKVLQKLGKADETRDTAFEEGVTNFNKQMLEGSKLQKDLKAYLVAVKTMHEASRRLQDCLADMYEPDWFGKEEVDAMAEDTDSLWTDYYQKLVDESLISMDTYLAQFPDVKARIAKRDRKLVDYDSARHHFASLQKGKKKDDVKMAKAEEELARSQKVFDEINVDLQEELPALWNSRVGFYVNTFQGMAGYQEKFHKEMAKLNVNLNDIMTKLDEQRLVNEGANHNATSDSPIKPPQLRPGPPSRPPPRVTPTQDLKQENIINLFEEAMVPDAIPDTTPQTDSAEAAADTAGSPVTNGSDGVEMPDGFTFKVKAMHDYAATDGDELDMKAGDVVLVIAFDNPDEQDDGWLMGVKEDHWLQHKNMSIKGVFPENFTQRL, translated from the exons ATGGCTGAGATGGGGAAAGGGGTCACCGCCGGGAAACTGGCAAGCAATGTACAGAAAAAGCTCACCAGAGCTCAAGAAAAG GTCCTTCAGAAGCTGGGGAAAGCAGATGAGACCAGGGACACAGCGTTCGAGGAGGGCGTCACAAACTTCAACAAGCAGATG TTAGAGGGCAGCAAACTGCAGAAAGACTTGAAGGCCTACCTAGTAGCAGTAAAAA ccATGCATGAAGCGTCCAGGCGACTGCAGGACTGTCTGGCAGACATGTACGAACCAGACTGGTTTGGCAAGGAAGAAGTGGACGCAATGGCAGAG GACACAGATTCTCTGTGGACAGACTACTATCAGAAGCTTGTGGACGAGTCTCTAATCTCCATGGATACATACTTGGCGCAGTTCCCCGACGTCAAG GCACGCATTGCCAAGCGTGACCGGAAACTTGTGGACTATGACAGTGCAAGACATCACTTTGCCTCCCTACAGAAGGGCAAAAAGAAGGACGACGTCAAGATGGCTAAG gctgaggaggagctggcgaGGTCTCAGAAAGTGTTTGACGAGATCAATGTGGATCTACAAGAGGAGCTCCCAGCATTATGGAACAG tcGTGTTGGCTTCTACGTTAACACATTCCAGGGTATGGCTGGATACCAGGAGAAGTTCCACAAAGAGATGGCCAAG ctcAACGTGAACCTGAACGACATCATGACCAAACTGGACGAACAGAGGCTGGTCAA tgAGGGAGCCAATCACAATGCAACCTCTGACTCTCCAATCAAG CCTCCCCAGTTGAGGCCCGGACCTCCTTCACGCCCTCCCCCCCGGGTCACGCCGACTCAGGACTTGAAACAGGAGAACATCATCAACCTGTTCGAAGAGGCCATGGTGCCCGACGCTATCCCAGACACCACACCACAG actgactcagCAGAAGCTGCAGCAGACACTGCTGGG AGTCCGGTGACCAACGGTTCTGATGGGGTAGAGATGCCTGACGGATTTACCTTCAAG GTGAAAGCTATGCATGACTATGCAGCCACTGATGGGGATGAGCTGGacatgaaggctggagatgtggTGCTGGTCATAGCTTTCGACAACCCTGATGAACAG GATGATGGCTGGCTCATGGGGGTGAAAGAAGATCATTGGCTTCAGCATAAGAACATGTCAATCAAGGGGGTCTTCCCCGAGAACTTTACCCAGAGGTTGTGA
- the bin1b gene encoding myc box-dependent-interacting protein 1b isoform X3: MAEMGKGVTAGKLASNVQKKLTRAQEKVLQKLGKADETRDTAFEEGVTNFNKQMLEGSKLQKDLKAYLVAVKTMHEASRRLQDCLADMYEPDWFGKEEVDAMAEDTDSLWTDYYQKLVDESLISMDTYLAQFPDVKARIAKRDRKLVDYDSARHHFASLQKGKKKDDVKMAKAEEELARSQKVFDEINVDLQEELPALWNSRVGFYVNTFQGMAGYQEKFHKEMAKLNVNLNDIMTKLDEQRLVKKGAKTGTPVKSEGANHNATSDSPIKTDSAEAAADTAGSPVTNGSDGVEMPDGFTFKVKAMHDYAATDGDELDMKAGDVVLVIAFDNPDEQDDGWLMGVKEDHWLQHKNMSIKGVFPENFTQRL, encoded by the exons ATGGCTGAGATGGGGAAAGGGGTCACCGCCGGGAAACTGGCAAGCAATGTACAGAAAAAGCTCACCAGAGCTCAAGAAAAG GTCCTTCAGAAGCTGGGGAAAGCAGATGAGACCAGGGACACAGCGTTCGAGGAGGGCGTCACAAACTTCAACAAGCAGATG TTAGAGGGCAGCAAACTGCAGAAAGACTTGAAGGCCTACCTAGTAGCAGTAAAAA ccATGCATGAAGCGTCCAGGCGACTGCAGGACTGTCTGGCAGACATGTACGAACCAGACTGGTTTGGCAAGGAAGAAGTGGACGCAATGGCAGAG GACACAGATTCTCTGTGGACAGACTACTATCAGAAGCTTGTGGACGAGTCTCTAATCTCCATGGATACATACTTGGCGCAGTTCCCCGACGTCAAG GCACGCATTGCCAAGCGTGACCGGAAACTTGTGGACTATGACAGTGCAAGACATCACTTTGCCTCCCTACAGAAGGGCAAAAAGAAGGACGACGTCAAGATGGCTAAG gctgaggaggagctggcgaGGTCTCAGAAAGTGTTTGACGAGATCAATGTGGATCTACAAGAGGAGCTCCCAGCATTATGGAACAG tcGTGTTGGCTTCTACGTTAACACATTCCAGGGTATGGCTGGATACCAGGAGAAGTTCCACAAAGAGATGGCCAAG ctcAACGTGAACCTGAACGACATCATGACCAAACTGGACGAACAGAGGCTGGTCAA AAAGGGCGCGAAGACCGGAACCCCCGTGAAGAG tgAGGGAGCCAATCACAATGCAACCTCTGACTCTCCAATCAAG actgactcagCAGAAGCTGCAGCAGACACTGCTGGG AGTCCGGTGACCAACGGTTCTGATGGGGTAGAGATGCCTGACGGATTTACCTTCAAG GTGAAAGCTATGCATGACTATGCAGCCACTGATGGGGATGAGCTGGacatgaaggctggagatgtggTGCTGGTCATAGCTTTCGACAACCCTGATGAACAG GATGATGGCTGGCTCATGGGGGTGAAAGAAGATCATTGGCTTCAGCATAAGAACATGTCAATCAAGGGGGTCTTCCCCGAGAACTTTACCCAGAGGTTGTGA